The Candidatus Limnocylindrales bacterium DNA segment GCGCAGCGAAGTGCGCGCCGCCACTGGTCAGGATCTAAACGGTCGAACGCCCATTGAACCGGTTGCGGCAAGCTCCGAAAGCCGATCGCCTTCGAGCCGGTACGGGATCCAGCCCGTGACCGGCCGCGCACCGAGCGAATCGTAGAATTCGATCGCCCGGCGATTCCAGTCGAGCACCGACCATTCGACGCGCCCGCACTCGCGATGGACCGCGAGCCGGGCAAGCTCGACGAGCAGCGCCTTTCCAAGACCCTTTCCCCGCGCGTCGGCGACGACGAACAGGTCTTCGAGAAAAATGCCCGGTCTGGTGAGGAACGTACTGTACGTCGTGAAGAACAGCGCATAGCCGGAGCGCTCCCCGTCGAGCTCGGCGACGAGCAGCTCGCAGCTCGGCTCGGCACCGAACAGATGGCGCGCGAGTGCATCTTCGGTGGCATGGAAATGCTCGAGCAGCTTTTCGAATTCGGCGAGCGCGCGGATACAGGCGATGACGAACGCGACATCCGACGGCGCACCCGCTCGTATCTCGATCACTGGCGGGGCCCCCGGGACTCGACCCGCCGAGCCGCAGGCTGGCCGTCGGCGATCACCCGAAACTTGAGGTCGTTGTATCCGAGCGGCTCGACTTCGATGCGAAGGTCCTGCACTTCGATCACCGGATCGGATGTCGGGAACTGCAGCGTACGCTCGAAGGCAGCACGATCCGAGCTGTCGCGGCCGTACTCGCGGTACGTGAAGGTCATGAGCTCGCCGCGCGGAGTGTCGCGCGTGCCGGTGAAGATCAGGTCGAAGCTGAGATAGCCCGGTCCCATGTAGACGAAGCGCTCGACGCTCTCGAACGAGAACAGCGGCGTACTGACGTTCATCTGCAGCTCCGGGCTGAGCAGATCGAGCGGCACACGCCCGAGCGCGACGCCGGCCGACAGGTCGTCGCGCCATGCGACGTATTCCCCGGGCCGAAGCCGCCCGCTCGTATCCACGAGCAGCACGACCTCCGACTGATTGTCCGGAGTCATCCGCACCGCGAAATACTTGGCTTCGGGAAAGGTCGCGGCGGCGATGACCTCGAAGACGCTGCCCATCGATCCGTGCACCGACGAAAGCGGCGGATCGGTGCACGGCGAGCCCTTTCGCGGCGCGAACATCCGCCGCCGGCAGAGCTGCGCGAAGTCGCGCAGCGCCGTGGCCTTGCCCACTTTTTCGGTGATCGAGTAGTTCTTGATGCTCACGACGGGCGCGCCCGTGTGGATCGAGTAGGTTTCCCCGAGCCGGTAGCTGCGCGTGAAGATGTCGCGCCGCACCGGTGCGAGCGGCTGGAGCAGGAGCTGGGACGACGACGCGACCGGCTGCGCGGCAACCGGCTCGGGCGCCGGCTTCGGCAGGAATGTCGCGCTGAGACTGTGCGACACGTCCTGGATCTCCGAGCATCCGCTCGCGAGCAGGCACATCGCGAGGCAACCAGCCAGGAGGTCGACAACGACACGCAACGGACTCGGGCTCATTCGGCCATTTATCGCGGGCTCTTGCAGAACGTCAATCCGGCGAGCGCAGCGGTGCGGCTTTGAACCTGGCCTGCGCACGCGTAGGAGTCGCTCATGATGGATCAGGATCTTCGCCATCGGTCGCCGGGCGCTTCGCTCGAGACGCGGCCGCGCGGAAACCGGCCGTGAGACGAGCAGCCGTCGCGGCCTCGTGCATCGCTGTGGCCGCGGTCGCATTTGCCGCCGTGACGCTCGTCGCCCTCGAAGGTCGCGCGGTTGCGGTGCTGCATACGACCAGCGCAAGCGGCGACGAACGCCGGACGCGCGTATGGTTCGTCGAAAACGACGGCGCGCTCCTCGTCGAGTCCGCTACCCCGGATCGTCCGTTCTATCTCGATCTCCAGCGTAATCCCGATCTTGTCGTCGAGCTTCACGCCGGTATGTTCGATCGGCAGCCCAGGATACTGCACGCGCGCGCCGAGCTCGTCCCCGATCCGCAAGGTCACGAGGAGATCCGCCGCCTTCTCGCCCAGCGCTACGGATGGGCAGACAAATGGATTGCAGTACTCGCTGACACTTCGATGTCACGCGAAGTCCGAGTGGTCCCGGATCACTTCGAGAGTGGGGCCGGACGTCGATAAGGGGCCATCTGCCGCGTTGGATTTCGCTTCGTTCGCTACAACGTACGGGAGCGAGCCGCGAGACATCGAGTGGCGAGCGCCTTTGCTCACTACGCGAAATCCGCCTTGCATCTGACCCCTTCTCGACGCCCGGCTCGTTTCGCTCGGGCTCTCGTCGCCTGGTCGTCAGACGCGGCCGAAGATTTTCCGGAGCTGGCGGTGGCGGTTGGCGAAGACCAGCTCGTAGATCGGCTTTTCGATGTGGCCGAGGATCGGGATGCGCGGCTCGAAGCGGATGCGGTCACGAAGGGTGCAGCCGATCGGCGCGGGTTCGACGATGCGTTCGTGCTCCCAGACGCGCTGCGTGAGCATCGACGAGCGTTCGAGGAAACGGCGGCCGCTTTCGAGCTCCACGAGGACGAGGTCGTCGTAATCGATCGGAATCACGCCGAACGCGAAAATCCAGCTTCGCAGGATCTTCCGGCCGAGCACGACGCTTTCGGCATCGAGCGTGCGGATCGATGCGGGCGCGGTCATGCGGGCGAGCGGCGCAAGCTCGCGGTTGACGCCTTCGAACGTGGACGCGTGCGCCCACACGTCGCTCGCGTCGGCGCGCAGCCGGCTCTCGACCGAAAACGTGAACGATCGCGCGGCCGGTGCAGAAGTGTCCGCCGGTGACATCTCAGCGCCTGAGCTCGGTCAGCTTCGGCTCGGCGTGCGTGTCGCCGGGCTGTCGGGCGGGCTTCCAGTCGACGTAGGTAACGAATCGCGGGCTCGCATGCTCGCCATGCTCGTCGAACACCACGGCCTCGACGTCGCGAGGCTCATCGAGCAGCACCAGCGCGCCATCCGGATCGACGACGAGAGCCGTGCTCCACGCTTCCGCAATCGCAGCGTTGCGGGCCACGACCGTGGCCTGCCGGTCGCTTTCGACGAAGCGGCCGCTGCGCGGATCGACGATCGGCGGCCGCGGATCGTCGCTGCGGCGATGCGCGCGCGCGGTCGACATCGACATGTCGCGCAGCGCGACCGACCCGGCCATCGACCTTCCGCGCGGCACCCACACGCGAACCGGAGGTTCGCCGGCCGGCGGTCCGATCACGAGCATCGTCGTATCGGCGAATGCCAGCAGAGCCGACGTCGTTCCCCCTGCCCTCAGCGCGACCGCCATTCGTTCGAGGACGTAGCCGCGCACGATCGCGGAAAAATCCACCGACATGCCGGCGCTCGGCAGCTCGACGCGATTCGGAGGATGAAGCACGATCTTGTCGGCGCCGACGAGCGACAGCGCCTCGTCCATACTGAAGCTCCCACCTGCGGCAGGCGGCTGGCTGAAGCTTCCGCTCGCAGCCGGCGGCTGGCCGAAGCTTCCGTCTGCGGCAGTGTGCTGCTCGCCGGGCGTCGCCGTTTCCGGACGGGCCGGCTGGCGGCGGCGCAGCAGCGGACCGATCGTCACGTCGAAAGCGTCTCCGGTCGAACGGGTCATCACCTGCGACAGCGCCAGCAGCCGATAGAGATCGAGCGGCACGGTACGCACGCCGAGCCCCGCGCTCGCATTGAGCTTCCCGACGTCGTTGCCCTCGTTGCCCGGCATCAGCTCGGACTCGAGCACGGTCGCAACCGAGATCGCATCGCGGATACGGTTCTGCCCGGTTTCGAGATCCGGGCTGTCGACCGTGATCTCGAGCGACGCTCCGAGCAACGGATGGGTTTCCTTGACCTGTTCGGCACGCGCCGGTGCGCCGATGCACAGCAGTCTCACGGCAACTGCAGACGCGAGCGTCATCCGCGCGAGAGTCGTCCGCACGAGACTGATCGGGATGATGCGCGGTCGCCGCGGGATCGCGCGCGGATTCATCTGGTGTACACCCCGAGCGCGCG contains these protein-coding regions:
- a CDS encoding GNAT family N-acetyltransferase, whose product is MIEIRAGAPSDVAFVIACIRALAEFEKLLEHFHATEDALARHLFGAEPSCELLVAELDGERSGYALFFTTYSTFLTRPGIFLEDLFVVADARGKGLGKALLVELARLAVHRECGRVEWSVLDWNRRAIEFYDSLGARPVTGWIPYRLEGDRLSELAATGSMGVRPFRS
- a CDS encoding FAD:protein FMN transferase, whose translation is MNPRAIPRRPRIIPISLVRTTLARMTLASAVAVRLLCIGAPARAEQVKETHPLLGASLEITVDSPDLETGQNRIRDAISVATVLESELMPGNEGNDVGKLNASAGLGVRTVPLDLYRLLALSQVMTRSTGDAFDVTIGPLLRRRQPARPETATPGEQHTAADGSFGQPPAASGSFSQPPAAGGSFSMDEALSLVGADKIVLHPPNRVELPSAGMSVDFSAIVRGYVLERMAVALRAGGTTSALLAFADTTMLVIGPPAGEPPVRVWVPRGRSMAGSVALRDMSMSTARAHRRSDDPRPPIVDPRSGRFVESDRQATVVARNAAIAEAWSTALVVDPDGALVLLDEPRDVEAVVFDEHGEHASPRFVTYVDWKPARQPGDTHAEPKLTELRR
- a CDS encoding nitroreductase/quinone reductase family protein; the protein is MRRAAVAASCIAVAAVAFAAVTLVALEGRAVAVLHTTSASGDERRTRVWFVENDGALLVESATPDRPFYLDLQRNPDLVVELHAGMFDRQPRILHARAELVPDPQGHEEIRRLLAQRYGWADKWIAVLADTSMSREVRVVPDHFESGAGRR